Proteins encoded within one genomic window of Saccharopolyspora pogona:
- a CDS encoding GHMP family kinase ATP-binding protein produces the protein MSGATGSLAGPRPFYRGVTGVGTAFGVFGELLQGVLPEPEGDFLVTLPIARWSVATFRGSADPGELTVWPRRKTKALRLARMILADAGRPIGGEITIDSGLPEGKGMASSSADLVATARAVANALGITLPPRRIENFLARIEPTDGVLYAAVVAFYHRRVALHSVLGSLPPMTVVGVDEGGEIDTVEFNRIPKPFTAADRREYAGLLARMAEAVGRRDLAGVGRVATRSALMNQVLRPKATLERVLGVCEDVGGLGVVAAHSGTSLGVLLDPAVPGYPDQVAAAAGACSSIAGNVAVYRCLSFDGMGMGRR, from the coding sequence GTGAGCGGAGCCACCGGAAGCCTCGCCGGGCCCCGGCCGTTCTATCGCGGGGTGACCGGCGTCGGCACCGCCTTCGGAGTGTTCGGTGAACTGCTGCAAGGGGTGCTCCCAGAGCCGGAGGGCGACTTCCTGGTCACCTTGCCGATCGCGCGCTGGTCCGTGGCGACCTTCCGGGGCAGCGCGGACCCCGGCGAGCTGACAGTGTGGCCGCGCCGCAAGACCAAGGCGCTCCGGCTGGCCCGGATGATCCTGGCCGACGCCGGGCGGCCGATCGGCGGGGAGATCACCATCGACAGTGGCCTGCCCGAGGGGAAGGGCATGGCCAGTTCCTCGGCGGACCTGGTGGCTACCGCGCGGGCCGTGGCCAACGCGCTCGGCATCACCTTGCCGCCCCGGCGGATCGAGAACTTCCTGGCCCGCATCGAACCCACCGACGGCGTGCTCTACGCCGCGGTGGTCGCCTTCTACCACCGCCGGGTCGCCCTGCACTCGGTGCTCGGCTCGCTGCCGCCGATGACCGTGGTCGGCGTGGACGAGGGCGGCGAGATCGACACCGTGGAGTTCAACCGCATCCCCAAGCCGTTCACCGCGGCCGACCGGCGCGAGTACGCCGGGCTGCTGGCGCGGATGGCGGAAGCGGTGGGGCGGCGGGACCTCGCCGGGGTGGGCCGGGTGGCCACCCGCAGCGCGCTGATGAACCAGGTCCTGCGGCCCAAGGCCACGCTGGAGCGGGTGCTCGGTGTCTGCGAGGACGTCGGCGGGCTCGGCGTGGTCGCCGCGCATAGCGGGACCAGCCTCGGCGTTCTGCTGGACCCGGCCGTGCCCGGCTACCCGGACCAGGTCGCCGCGGCGGCCGGCGCATGTTCGTCCATCGCGGGAAACGTCGCGGTGTACCGGTGTTTGAGCTTCGACGGAATGGGAATGGGACGGCGCTGA